One Bacteroidota bacterium genomic window, CATGTTGTCTGGTGGTTCTTCGGTCCGCTCACGGAAATGCTGGTGAAAGCATAACATGTCAAGGATCGCAGGTCATTTCGCCGCCATCGCAGTGCTTTTTTTCGGGACCTGGTTTCTGTTGAGCCGCTTCGACTATTTGAAATTGTTCCGCGTCGATGAATTGACAAGAGAAGCCGAGCATAACCTCGGAGAGTTAATTCTTGATGAGCTGCAAAAAAGGAACGGTGAGCTTGGCTCAGATACGGTCTATCACGTTGTCGAAGGAATAAAGGAGCGGCTTTGCACGGCGAACGGCATTGCCGATTCCTCGATCACCCTCCATATCATCGTGAGCAATGAGGTGAACGCGATCGCTCTTCCGGACCGTCAGCTTGTCGTTTATACCGGTATGATCGGTTACTGTAAAACCCCGGAAGAATTGAGCGGCGTCCTCGCCCATGAGATTGGCCACATTCAGCACGGGCATGTCATGAAGCGGCTGAGGAAGGAAGTCGGTCTGTCGATGCTGACGACCCTTGCAGGGGGGGACGCCGGCTCTGAGATCGCCCGCGAAACCGCGCGTCTCCTTTCCTCGACGGCGTTCGACAGAACATTGGAGAGCGAAGCAGACGCGGCCGCAGTTCACATGATGGCAAGGGCCGACATCGACCCGCAATCCTTTGCCGATGTGATTTTTCGTTTGTCGCGGGAAACGAACGACTTTCCCAAACGGCTCGAATGGATCAGCACGCATCCGAATACCGCGGATCGGTGCGCGGAAATTCTCCGGCTGAGAAAACAGGAGACCGTTCATGCCAGAGCGGTTGCCAGCGAAGCCTCATGGTCATACTGCAAAAGATTCTTCCGTAAGAATTCTGTTTCTGTAAAATAATATTCCCATCATCGCTTCTGTATTGCCTCTCATACCGCTTTTCTCTATCTTCATAGCAATCCAATTCGCTTTTCATGTCTCTGATTCGTGCCTACGTCCGCCTCCGTCGTTCCGTGAGCTGGGTCGACCCGCTGGTCTTCCTTGCGCTCGCGGCGCTGTTATACAGTCTCGTGGGCGTCGGGAAAGAATGGAACGGCGTTCTTCGCCCGAAAGTCGACATCGATCTCTCGCCGCTCGCCCTGCCGAAGTACACCTTCTTTTCCCTCGTCCGCGGGTTCGTGGCGTACGGTATCTCGCTTGTCTTCACGATCGTCTACGGCTACGTCGCCGCCTATAACCGGCGCGCCGAGAAGGTGATGATCCCCCTTCTCGACATCCTCCAGAGCATTCCTGTTCTCGGATTCCTTCCGACGCTCGTCCTGGCGCTCGTTGCCCTCTTCCCGACGTCGAACATCGGCCTCGAACTTGCTGCGGTCATCATGATCTTTACGGGGCAGGTCTGGAACATGACGTTCAGTTTTTACAATTCGCTCCGCGCGATACCGTCGGAGTTGCGTGAAGCGGGGAGCGTGTACCGGCTCGGATGGTGGCGCCGGTTCACGCAGCTGGAGCTTCCGTACTCTGCGATCGGATTGATCTGGAACAGCATGATGTCGATGGCCGGCGGCTGGTTCTTTCTCACCATTAACGAGGCGTTCGTTTTGGGGACAAGAGACTTCCGGCTCCCGGGGATCGGTTCCTACATGAGCGTTGCCATCGCGAACGGAAATGTCCCGGCCATGATCTACGCCATCATCGCCATGACAACGATGATCGTTGTCGTCGACCAGTTCTTCTGGCGGCCGATCGTCGCGTGGGCGCAGAAATATAAATTTGAGGACACGGAAGCTTCCGAGACGGAGAAGTCGTTCGTGCTCGATATGCTGCGGGAATCGAAGTTGCTGAAATTTGCGCGGGAAAGCGTGTGGAATCCGATGTACGCATCCGTGTCGGTGAGCGTGACAAACGGCATCGTTGCGCTGGAAAAGCGTGAGGCGATTTCTTCGGTTCAGGCAAGCCGATTGTTTAAGAAGATCTCCGGCTGGCTTGTGACCGCCGCGATGCTGGCGGCCGTTATTTTGGGCTCGTGGAAAATGTTCGGCCTTTTTGCCGAGGTCGCAGCCGCCGAATGGCTGACGATCTTTTTGCGCCTCCTTTTTACGTTCATCCGCGTGTTCGTAGCCGTCGTCGTCGGCACGGCGTTGATGGTACCGGCCGGCGTTGCCATCGGACTCAACCCGAAATTGTCGCGCATCCTCCAGCCCGTGGCGCAAGTTGCCGCGTCGTTCCCCGCACCGATGCTTTTCCCGCTGGTGATCATGGTTCTCTCCGGCGCGGGCATCGGCATCGAGATCGGCGCGGTCGTGCTGATGCTCCTCGGTACGCAATGGTATATTCTCTTTAATGTGATCGCCGGCGCCATGGGGATTCCGCAGGACCTCCGTGAAGTCGCGAACGTCTCGCGGTTGACGAAGTGGCAGGTATGGAAACGCCTCATCCTTCCCGGAATATTTCCGTCGCTGGTCACCGGCTGGGTGACGGCGACCGGCGGCGCTTGGAATGCCAGCATCGTTGCGGAGTACGTCCATTTTGGCGACAAGACATTGATCGCGACCGGGCTCGGTTCCACCATCACCGACGCCACCGACGCCGCGAACTTCGGCATCCTCGCCGCGAGCGTCCTTGTCATGGCAGCAACGGTCGTCACGATTAACAAACTCTTCTGGAAAAAACTCTATCGCATTGCAGAAACCCAATACAGCCTGAACAAATGAACTCGATCGCTATCGCCGAAATCCGCAACGTCTGCAAGGAGTTCACGCTTCCGAACGGTGCGGACTTGAAAGTGCTGGAAAATGTTTCGCTGCAGATCCATCCGGGCGAGATCGTCGCTCTTCTTGGGCCGTCGGGGTCGGGGAAGTCGACGATGATGCGCATCCTCACCGGTCTTATCACTCCGACGACGGGAGAAGTTCTCGCCTATGAAAAGCCGCTCGTCGGATTCCACCCGCGCGCGGCGATCGTCTTTCAGAATTTTGCCCTGTATCCCTGGCTGACGGTCCATGAGAATATCGCGATGGGGCTGGAATGGCTCCAGCTTCCGGAGGAAGATCTCCGTACCCGCGTCCGGCAGGCGGTCGATAAGGTCGGCTTGGAAGGCTTTGAAGAGGCATACCCGAAGGAGCTTTCCGGCGGGATGAAACAACGCGTCGGCATCGCGCGCGCGATCGTCGTCCAGCCGGAGCTGCTGTGCATGGACGAGCCGTTCAGCGCCCTCGACGTACTGACGGCGGAGAACCTGCGCGCCGAAGTGCTCAATCTCTGGCTCGACCACAAGGTGGAAATCAAGAGCGTCCTGTTCGTGACGCACGATATCCGCGAAGCGGTCTTCCTCGCGAACCGCATCGTCGTGCTCGGCAGCAATCCGGGCTCGATCCGCATCATTTTGCAGAACGACATGCCGCATCCGCGCGACATGCGCTCTCCCGCGTTTCTCACGATGATCGACCGCATCCACGACATCATCACCAGCGCGATCATTCCGGACGAAGCGGTTCCTTCTGTGCCGACCGCGGTAGCGCGCCATGTGGAGCCGCTGCCGTATGCCGCACCGGGAGAGATCCTCGGCTTGCTGGAAATTCTTGACGACAACAACGGCACCGTCGACATTTTCGACCTTGCGCAGAAGACCGGAAAAGACTTCGGCTCTACCATCACTGTGGTCAAAGCCGCCGAACTGCTCGATTTTGTCGATACGCCGAAGCACAACGTCGTCTTCACCGACACCGGAAAGCAATTCCTGAAGGCGGACGTCAACAACAGAAAGCTGCTGTTCAAACAACAGCTCCTTTCGCTG contains:
- a CDS encoding M48 family metallopeptidase, whose protein sequence is MSRIAGHFAAIAVLFFGTWFLLSRFDYLKLFRVDELTREAEHNLGELILDELQKRNGELGSDTVYHVVEGIKERLCTANGIADSSITLHIIVSNEVNAIALPDRQLVVYTGMIGYCKTPEELSGVLAHEIGHIQHGHVMKRLRKEVGLSMLTTLAGGDAGSEIARETARLLSSTAFDRTLESEADAAAVHMMARADIDPQSFADVIFRLSRETNDFPKRLEWISTHPNTADRCAEILRLRKQETVHARAVASEASWSYCKRFFRKNSVSVK
- a CDS encoding ABC transporter permease subunit, with amino-acid sequence MSLIRAYVRLRRSVSWVDPLVFLALAALLYSLVGVGKEWNGVLRPKVDIDLSPLALPKYTFFSLVRGFVAYGISLVFTIVYGYVAAYNRRAEKVMIPLLDILQSIPVLGFLPTLVLALVALFPTSNIGLELAAVIMIFTGQVWNMTFSFYNSLRAIPSELREAGSVYRLGWWRRFTQLELPYSAIGLIWNSMMSMAGGWFFLTINEAFVLGTRDFRLPGIGSYMSVAIANGNVPAMIYAIIAMTTMIVVVDQFFWRPIVAWAQKYKFEDTEASETEKSFVLDMLRESKLLKFARESVWNPMYASVSVSVTNGIVALEKREAISSVQASRLFKKISGWLVTAAMLAAVILGSWKMFGLFAEVAAAEWLTIFLRLLFTFIRVFVAVVVGTALMVPAGVAIGLNPKLSRILQPVAQVAASFPAPMLFPLVIMVLSGAGIGIEIGAVVLMLLGTQWYILFNVIAGAMGIPQDLREVANVSRLTKWQVWKRLILPGIFPSLVTGWVTATGGAWNASIVAEYVHFGDKTLIATGLGSTITDATDAANFGILAASVLVMAATVVTINKLFWKKLYRIAETQYSLNK
- a CDS encoding nitrate/sulfonate/bicarbonate ABC transporter ATP-binding protein, which encodes MNSIAIAEIRNVCKEFTLPNGADLKVLENVSLQIHPGEIVALLGPSGSGKSTMMRILTGLITPTTGEVLAYEKPLVGFHPRAAIVFQNFALYPWLTVHENIAMGLEWLQLPEEDLRTRVRQAVDKVGLEGFEEAYPKELSGGMKQRVGIARAIVVQPELLCMDEPFSALDVLTAENLRAEVLNLWLDHKVEIKSVLFVTHDIREAVFLANRIVVLGSNPGSIRIILQNDMPHPRDMRSPAFLTMIDRIHDIITSAIIPDEAVPSVPTAVARHVEPLPYAAPGEILGLLEILDDNNGTVDIFDLAQKTGKDFGSTITVVKAAELLDFVDTPKHNVVFTDTGKQFLKADVNNRKLLFKQQLLSLRLFEVISGMLQKNESLNLDEEIVLEQLAIILPNEDVEKLFETMVGWARYGELFGYNADDKVLYLDTGQETAG